The Urbifossiella limnaea nucleotide sequence GCCACGGGCCGGGTGGGCGTCGGCGGCGGCGGCCGGCTGGTCGTGCGCGGCGTGGACACGCACCCCGGCGGCGTGCGGCTGACGGCGGAGCTCGAAGCGCCGTCGCCGTGGGAGCGGCTGCGGCGGCGGCAGCCGGACGGGCCGCTGTGGCCGGACGTGGCGACGCCGGTCGGCGCCGGGTACGCGGTACGCGCCACGGACGCCGCCGGCCGCGAGTTGCCCGCGGCGACGCGCCCGACGCCGCGCGTGTCGGACGACGGCGTGGTGAAGTCGGTGGCGTGGGAGCTGAGTTACCCCGTGATGCCGGCGCGGCTCGTGGTCGTCGGCCCGCGGGTGGTGCCGGTGGCGGTGCCGTTCCGGCTGTCGAACCTGCCGCTGCCGTGACGGCGGACGCGCGGCGACGAGCCGCGCCCTACCCGACGTACACGCCGTCGGTGAGGAACGCGCCGCCGAACGGCGCCAGGTCTTGCAGCACGGCCGGCTCGCCGCCGCCGCCGAGGCTCACCCCCGAGTACACCCGCACCCGCGCCGGCCGGCCCGCGCCGCTGCCGACCGCCACGTCGCCGACGCCGTCGCCGTCGGCGTCGGCCACGGCCACGCGCACGCCGCCGCGGTCGTCGGCGTCGCCGGCCACGAAGAAGTTCGCCACCGGGCTCGCCTGCGCGGCGTCCACCTGACCCACACTCACCAGCGCCCCGCTCAGCACGAACACCCGCGGGGCGCCGCCGGGGCCGCCGCCGAACACGAGGTCGGCGAACCCGTCGCCGGTCACGTCGCCGGCGGCCACGAAGCTGCCGTTGCGCAGGTTCACGGCGTCGGACCCGGGGAAGGCGAAGAAGTCGTCGACGAGCCGCGTCGGCCCGCCGGCCAGGACGCTGGCGCCGCCGAAAATGGCGGTGCGCGGCCCGCCGCCGAACCCGGCCGCGACCACCACGTCGGGCGTGCCGTCGCCGTTCACGTCGCCGAGCGCGGCGCGGGCGCCGCCGCGGAAGTTGGCGTCGTCGATGCCAAAGAAGTTCGCCCGCACGCCCACGGCCGCGGACCCGACGGCGAGGCTGAACACGGTGACGCGCGGGCCGCCGCCCTCGTCCGGCGTCACCACGAACTCGGCCCGACCGTCGCCGTCCAGGTCGCCGGCGGCGACGTACCCGCCGCCCTGGAAGTCGCCGCCGAACGGGTCGAACGGCTGCACCAGCGGCTGCCCCGTGGCGCCGCTGACGACGGCCACCCGCAGCGCCGTGCCGGGGCCGCTGACGAGCACCGTGTCGGGGACGCCGTCGCCGTCCACGTCGCCGCTGGCGCCCCGGAGCCCGAGGAGGCCGAGGCCGCCGAGCGGCCCGACGGTCGCGGTCGGCGTGGTGCCGAACGCCCCGGTCGCCGGGTCGGCGGTGTACACCAGCGCCTGTCCGCCGCCCTGCCCGGTGACGGTGAGCGTGTTTCCCGGCCCGGCCGGCGCCGTGAACAGCTGCACCAGCACGCCGTCGGTGGCGGCCCCGCCGCCGATCACGAGTTCGCCCGTGGGCGCCAGCCCCGCCGCCGAGCCGATGTCGGACGCGGTCAGGTCCACCAGCGTCGCGCCGCTCGTGCCGAACACCGGGTCGAGGCGGCCGGCGGCGTCGAGGCGGAGCGCGAAGATGTCGGAGTTGGCGTCGCCGACGAGCACGACCTTGCCGTCGGCCTGGACGACGACGGCGTTCGCGGACGTGGCGGCGCCGAGGCCGAGGACGACGCGGCCGGCGGTGCCGAACGACGGGTCGAAGCCGCCGTTCGTGGCCAGCAGCCGCACCGCGACCAGGTCGGTGCCGTCGCTGCCGGCAACGACGATGCGGCCGTCCGGCTGCACGGCCACGGCGTTGCCGGCGTCGGCCCCGCCGGCGTCGATCACGACCGCGCCGCCGGTGCCGAACCCGCCGTCGAGCGTGCCGAGGGCGGTGAGGCGGACGACGCCGACGTCGGACCCCGCGGTGCCGGCGAGGACGAGCTTGCCGTCGGCCTGCAGCGCCGCGGCGAAGGCCCCGTCGGCACCGCCGAGGTCGATCAGCTGGATGCCGCCGCCGTTGAACGTGCCGTCGAGGCCTCCGCTGGTGGTGAGGCGGACGGCGGCGAAGTCGGCGCCGGCCCCGCCGCCGCCGGCGACGACGATGCGGCCGTCTGGCCGGACGGCGACGGCCTGGGCGAAGTCGGTTCCGCCGAGGTCGAGCACGAGTCGGCCGCCGGAGCCGGGGTTGAAGGTCGCGTCGGGTTGCCCGGTGGGGGTGAGTTTGGCGATGGCGAAGTCCGAGCCGCCCGGCCCGTCGGCGCCGCCGGCGACGACGACGGAGCCGTCGGGGCCGACGGCCACGGCCTGGGCGATGTCGATACCGCCGAAGTCGATGGCGCGCTGCCCGGTGCCGTTGAACGTGGTGTCGAGGGTGCCGTCGGCGTTGAACCGGGTGACGACCATGTTGTCGCCGGCGGTGCCGACGGTGACGACCTTGCCGTCGGCCTGCACGGCCATGTCGGCGACGGGTACGCCGACGACCGTGGCGGCACCGCCCGTGCCGAAGGTGGGGTCGAGGCCGCCGACGGCGGGGACGACGCGGGCGTCGAGCGGCTCAACGGCGAGGCGGGTGCGCAGGGTCATGCGAGCTCGGGGGAAGTCGGCGGACGGGGCGGCGTACACCCGCAAGTGC carries:
- a CDS encoding beta strand repeat-containing protein, with protein sequence MTLRTRLAVEPLDARVVPAVGGLDPTFGTGGAATVVGVPVADMAVQADGKVVTVGTAGDNMVVTRFNADGTLDTTFNGTGQRAIDFGGIDIAQAVAVGPDGSVVVAGGADGPGGSDFAIAKLTPTGQPDATFNPGSGGRLVLDLGGTDFAQAVAVRPDGRIVVAGGGGAGADFAAVRLTTSGGLDGTFNGGGIQLIDLGGADGAFAAALQADGKLVLAGTAGSDVGVVRLTALGTLDGGFGTGGAVVIDAGGADAGNAVAVQPDGRIVVAGSDGTDLVAVRLLATNGGFDPSFGTAGRVVLGLGAATSANAVVVQADGKVVLVGDANSDIFALRLDAAGRLDPVFGTSGATLVDLTASDIGSAAGLAPTGELVIGGGAATDGVLVQLFTAPAGPGNTLTVTGQGGGQALVYTADPATGAFGTTPTATVGPLGGLGLLGLRGASGDVDGDGVPDTVLVSGPGTALRVAVVSGATGQPLVQPFDPFGGDFQGGGYVAAGDLDGDGRAEFVVTPDEGGGPRVTVFSLAVGSAAVGVRANFFGIDDANFRGGARAALGDVNGDGTPDVVVAAGFGGGPRTAIFGGASVLAGGPTRLVDDFFAFPGSDAVNLRNGSFVAAGDVTGDGFADLVFGGGPGGAPRVFVLSGALVSVGQVDAAQASPVANFFVAGDADDRGGVRVAVADADGDGVGDVAVGSGAGRPARVRVYSGVSLGGGGEPAVLQDLAPFGGAFLTDGVYVG